CCAGCACAAAGGATGAAAAAATGGCAGCAATGGACAATGTTGAGCTAATCCTGGGCCAAGGTCTGGTTAGGAAAACAATCATAACAAAAGCCAGAGCGGGTAACAGCGGTACCAACCAGGCATGATTTAATGCAAATTCAACCATTCATTAACACCTACCTTCCATTCCTACCACTTCATCCAGTCAAAATCGTCCAGGTTAACCGACTTGCGCAGGCGGTAAATGGCAATGACAATGGCTAAGCCCAACCCCACTTCCGCTGCTGCCACTGTTATGACAAAAATAGCAAATATTTGTCCGATAAAACCCTCAGGTGTTAAAAACTTATTAAAAGCCACCAGGTTAATATTTACCGCTGTCAGCATCAGTTCAACAGAAACCAGCACCGCAACTGCATTTTTGCGGGATATGGCGCCGTACATACCAATACAAAACAGTGCCGCACTGAGGGCGACAAAATAGGAAGGATTAAGACCTGTCGCCATGTGATTTAACCTCCTTTACCAGCACCAGAGCACCCGTCAAAGCTACAGTCAGCAAAACAGCCGCTACTTCAAAGGGAATAACAAAATCATGCAGTAAGATGGGAGCCAGGTTTTGTACTGTTTGTGCCGGCACTGCCTGGCCGGGGGCTGCCCACCGGGCTTTCGCAGTAAGCAGAGCGACAACCATAAACATTCCGCCTGCCATGGGAGCAGCAATTTTAAAGCGCCAATTAACCGGGTTACTGTTGGCCATATCGGTACGCTGTACCAGCATGACACCAAAAACAATCATAATGCAAACCGCCCCGGCATAAACCAGCACTTGCACAGCAGCCACAAAATCCGCATTAAGCATAAGAAAAATTCCGGCAACTCCCACAAAGGTAACAATAAGCCAGAGAACGCTGTGCACCAGGTTCTTTAAAGTAACTACCAGCAGGGCGGATCCCAAGATTAAGCCGCTGAGCAAGACAAAGGCGAGCAATTCATAAATATTTGTTGACATGATTAACTACCCTCCTTGTCGGCTGCTTGGGCTGTCGCAGCTAATGCCTTGGCCGCCTCAGCAGCAGCCTTTGCGGCAGCTTGTTTGATTTCTGCCTTCTTTCTCTCTGCCATGTCCGGCTGTACAAATGCAAGCTTGGCAGCAGAGCGGCGATAACAGGTAAGCTCAAAATCTTTAGTGAATTTAATCGCGTCTTTGGGACAGGCTTCCTGACAGAACCCGCAAAATAAACAATACTGCAAGTCAAAGTCATACCCGATGACCACTTTCTTTTTTTCTACGGTTTCGGTTACCAATTTTATGACCTGGTTAGGGCAGGCATTGACACACATGTTGCAGGCAATACATTTGTCATAATAAAACTCCGGCCGGCCAAAGAAACGGTCCGGCAAGGGCAGCCGTTCTTCCGGGTACTGCACTGTCACCTTAGGCTGAAAAAAACGCTTTATGGTAATGCCCAATCCTTTGATAAGCCCTTTTGCCACGGTAAGCTCACCACCTTACGGCCTGGTACAGATATTTACCTATACCGGTGATAAAAATGTTAGCGATGGAGAGAGGTACCAACACCTTCCAACCAAACTCCATCAGTTGATCAACCCGAATACGCGGGTATGTCCAGCGGAACCACATAAACAGGAAAATCATCAGGTATACCTTGAGCAGGAACCAAATCCAGGAGGGAATAAAGGTAAGACCAAAGGGAGCGTGCCAACCACCTAAGAATAACGTGGTGGCCATGACAGATACCAACACCACGTTGGCATATTCAGCCAGGAAGAACATGGCAAACCCCATGCCGCTGTACTCGGTAAAGGGCCCGCAAATAATTTCCGACTCCCCTTCCACCAGATCAAAGGGCGCCCGGTTGGTTTCTGCAATACCGGCTATTAAATAAATTATGAATCCCAATGGTTGTAAAAAAATAAACCACACATTTTCCTGGGCCCTGATAATTTCGCTCATGTTCAATGTGCCGGTAAGGATAATGACCCCCACAATAGACAGAATTAAAGGCATCTCATAGCTTACCATCTGAGCCACTACCCGCATGCCGCCGATCAGGGAATACTTATTATTGGAAGCCCAGCCGGACATCCAAACAATTACGGTGGACAGAGACGCTACAGCCAAAAAATAATAAACACCGATATTCATATCAATGGCTACCATGTCTTTGCCAAAGGGAGCCACCGCAAATACAGCCAGAGGCGGCATAAAAATCAAAACAGGTCCAAGCAAAAATAACTTTTTATCAGCCAAACGAGGAATAATTATTTCTTTACTGATTAACTTACCAATATCTGCCGTAGTTTGTAATAAACCAAACGGTCCCACCCGGTTGGGGCCAAGCCGGCACTGCATGTATGCAGATACCTTTCTTTCCATATATACCAGCCAGAGGGCGCTGATAAGAATGTATACTAAAATGGCCCCCAATTTTAAAAACATCATTACAAAATCTGTTGCCAGGTCGGGTAGGCCGGCGGCAGCCAGCAAGGCCCGTAGCCAGCCGGCCGTATGCACAAAAAGGTTTTCCACGCTGCCTCACTCCCCCACTTTCTATGCGTCTACTTCACCTAAAACAATGTCTATACTGCCCAGGATGGCAATGACATCGGCAATTTTCCAGCCTTTGAGCATTTCATCCAGGTAACCCAAGTTGATAAAGGACGGCCGGCGAAAATGCACCCGATAGGGTCGGCTGCTGCCGTCACTGACGACATAAGTTCCCATAATACCCTTGGAACTTTCAATTTCTGCATAGGCTTCGCCTGCCGGCGGCTTAATCAGCTTGGGCACCTTCCCTTTAACGGGCCCGTCAGGTAATTGTTCTAAGGCTTGCCGGATAATTTTGGCAGACTGCTCCATCTCTAATATCCGTACATAATACCGGTCGAAACAGTCGCCTTGACTGCCTAACGGCACAGAAAATTCAAAACGATCGTAGACGCTGTACGGTCTGACTTTGCGAAGATCAAAGTTAACCCCCGAGGCCCGCAGTACCGGTCCGGACAAACTCATATCTATAGCCTTGGCTGCCGGCAATACGGCTACATTTTTGGTTCTCGCCTGAAAAATTTCATTTCCGGTGATTAAGCCGTTATATTCTTCGATTGCCCTGGGAAATTCATCAAGAAAACGACGGCATTTGTCAATAAAACCATCCGGAATATCGTAAGCCACCCCGCCGATTCTCATGTAACTGGGAGTTAAGCGAGAACCGCTGATCATTTCAAACAAGTCCATGATCTCCTCACGATCCCGGAAGGTATAAATAAAACCTGTCAAACCGCCAATATCAGCCGCATAGGCACCGGTAGCCACCAGGTGACTGGCAATTCTCGCTAACTCTCCCACAATAACCCGGATATATTCGGCCCGCTCCGGCACCTCGACATCCAGTAATTTTTCTACAGCCATTACATAGCCCCAATTCATCAGCATGCCAGCCAGGTAATCCAGGCGGTCTGTATAAGGAATAACCTGGGTGTAGGTACGGGATTCCGCCAGTTTTTCAATGCCCCTGTGCAAATAGCCCGGTATCGGCACGGCCTTTACCACCGTTTCGCCATCCAGGGTTAAAAGAATCCGGAATACCCCGTGGGTACTGGGGTGTTGCGGGCCCAGGTTAAGCAAAAATTCTTCGGTTTTCAGGGTCAAAGCTGTCACCTCTCTCCCACCTTTATTCTCTGCCGCCCTCATAGGAATAATCTTTCCGCAACGGGTGCCCCGGCCAGCTATCCTCCAGTAAAATTCTTCTCAGGTCAGGGTGGCCTTGAAAGGTAATACCAAACAAGTCATATACCTCTCGCTCCTGCCAAACAGCACCACCCCAAATAGGTACCATAGACGGCGCCACAGGATGCTGCCGGTCTATTTTGCATTTAACGTGAAGCATATCCGGCTTCCCAATAACAGCTAAGTCGTATACCAGTTCAAAATACTCCAGGTAATCTGCAGCGGTTAAATTGGTAAGAAAAATAAAGCCGTAGTTTTCTTTCAGATCCCGCATTAACTTAGCCAATATTCCCAACGGCGCCAACAGATAACCTTGCTGCGTAACCTCCAGTTCCGGATATTTAGCCGTCAGTTCCTGCATCATGGCAGCCTGCGGTTGGCAGCTCATCAGCCATTCACCACCTCAGGATTAATAATTTTTTCCTTCAATTTCATAAAAGCATGAATCACTGCGTCAGGCCTGGGGGGACACCCAGGCAAGTAAACATCAACCGGAATCAGCCGGTCAACGCCGGGCACCACATGATATGAATCCACAAAGGGCCCGCCGGAAATGGCGCAACTGCCCATAGCAATCACATACTTGGGTTCCGCCATCTGTTCGTACAAGCGCACCACAAAGGGTGCCGCCTTTTTGGTTACTGTACCGCAAACCAACATCACATCGGCCTGGCGCGGGGACGCCCGCATTACTTCATAACCAAACCGGGCTAAATCGAAGCGGGCCATGTTGGCCGCCATTAATCCTTCAATTGCGCAACAGGCCAGGCCAAAGCCCATGGGCCAGAGTGAGTTGGCCCGTGCCAGATTAAGCAGCTTTTCCAGCGGCCCTACAGAAACCAACCTGGCAACCTCTCCCACCACAGCCGGCTCTGCCCCAATTTTTTTTAATCTTGCTAAGGTTTCCTCGTACATTTCATCCCTGACCGCATTGGTTTGTTTGTCTTGTTCTTTTATCTCCATTCCAAAGCACCTTCTTTCCAGGCATACCAGAGACCCAAAACCAGAATAAAGATAAAAATAAACATTTTTATCAAACCGGCCAACCCCAGGTTAGTAAAACTCACTGCCCAGGGATAAAGAAAAATAACTTCTACATCAAAAATGACAAACATAAGTGCATAGGTAAAATACTGGTTTTTAAACTGAACCCAGGATGCCCCTTCGGTTGGCAAACCGCATTCGTATGTCTCTCCTTTATACCTGTTTTTGCTGCGAGGTTGAATCAGATAACTGGTTAGCAAGCCGCCGGCTCCAAAAATAATACCTACCGCCATAAAAAGTGCCACAGCTGCCCAATCTGACAAAACCACCATCTCCTTTCTCGTTGTCGTAATTTTCTGGACAAGCAAATTTTATCTTAAAAAAATGACAAAACCATATCCAAAACGTTAAAATGCAATTACCTTGCCAAAAATCTAAAAAGCCGGGGTTTTGGATCAGACAAGCTGAAAATCGTTTTAAGTCATAACGTCTTGTTCCATTATAGAACACTTATAATTTGTTTGCAATTGAAATTGTATCATACCAGAACAGTTATTAAGCGAAATGTACCAAAACCAATTTGCATACAGCGTATGTTGTCGGGCTTGCTGGTTCTAACTTAACTTACTTTTGGCTCCGTTGGTGTGATGCGTCTTACACTAACAGAGTGATATCCGTCACACCGGGCACGGCCGGATCGAGAGCCTTGGCAAAAATGTTATAACCTTTGCCTGACAAGCTAAAACGGGTTGATCCAAAGACCAACCCGTCTGATTCTTATTCTGTATCCTGGTTTTGAAACAATACTTGTTGTTCCGCCGCCAACCTGGCCATTAGTTTTTTTAAAAACGTCAGCCGGTGCAGGGGGGTGGGACCATGTTGTGCTAAAGCAGCCACATGTGCTTTGGTACAATAACCTTTATGACTGGCAATGCCGTAAGCCGGAAACCGGTTGTGCCATTCCAAACATTTGCGATCCCGAAAAACTTTGGCTAAAATTGAAGCAGCAGCAATGCCGTGCGAAATAGCATCACCATGCACAACCCCCTGTTGAGGAATATCCAAATCTATGCTTTCTATCCCGTCAATTAGTAAATAATCGGGTCTTACCGGCATACCTTGTTTATTTTGCAGATTCATTACCGCTTTTTTCATGGCCAGCCGGCTGGCTTGCCGAATATTAATTTGATCAATCTGACGGTTATCCACTTCCCCAATCCCGACCGCCAGGGCATGCTGCTGAATAATATCATACAAGGCTTCTCTTTTTTTTACAGTAAGTTTTTTGGAATCATTGACACCTTCAATCCACAGCCGGACAGGCAAAATTACCGCCGCTGCCACAACACTGCCCAGCAGCGGCCCCCTGCCTGCCTCATCGCAAAAGGCCACCAGTTCAATACCTTCTGCCCATAATTTTTGTTCAATATCCATGGAGACCATAAATTTACCTCATAACCCTTACTAATAATTAATTCTTTCAGAGTGTCGCCAAAGGTTATCGTGGGTTGATATGTTTTACAACCTTTGTCAACAGTCTTAGTTATTTATTCTTTGGCAGGTTCATCTTTCCTGCCCCAAGAAGGTTTTTTATCGGTCAAACGGCGGCATATCAAGGGTATACCTGCCCAGCAAACCTTCCCGGAATTCCTTTAGCAGCAGCTGGGCTGCCTTATGTACGTCAACCGTCCCGCCGGCCACCAGCAAGCCCCGGCGAGCACCGATGGCGGCCAGCAGGTCGGGTATGTTCTGAGGGAGTTCAGACAGCCTATATCTTTCTTTCAGCCTGTCCGGGTAATGACTAGCCAGCCAGCCGAGCAACCGTACTGCCACTTCGTAAATATCAAAGACCTGCTCTTTAATGGCACCTGTTATAGCTAACTTGTACCCTACCTGGGGATCTTCAAATTTTGGCCATAAAATACCCGGTGTATCTAACAATTCCAGCGATCCCTGAACCCTGATCCACTGCTGTCCTTTAGTAACCCCCGGTAAGTCACCGGTTTTGGCAGCCTTTCTGCCCACTAAGCGGTTAATAAAAGAAGACTTGCCAACATTTGGTATGCCCAGCACTAAACAACGGATGGCTCTGGGTCGCCTTCCCCTGGCCGCCAGTTTAGCCATTTGCTCTGCCACCAGGGCGGCAGCCGCCCGGGGAACTTCCTTCAAACCCTCACCTTTCAAGGTATCCAAAGCTATAACCTTCACCCCGGGGCGTTCCAAAGCCTTTAACCACAACTTGGTTAAGGCCGGATCAGCCAGGTCACTTTTATTTAGTACCACCAGCCTGGGTTTTTGCCCCAGAATCTGGTTTATCAGCGGGTTACCACTGCTTACCGGAATGCGGGCGTCCAACAACTCAATGGCCACATCAACTAATTTAAGTGCCTCCTGCACCTGGCGCCTGGCCCTGGCCATATGTCCGGGAAACCATTGTATTTGTGAACTCACGGCAATACCTCCAATGGTAAAAAAAGCTTCCGTAAGAGTTTACCCGTAAAAGGTCTCTTCGAAAGCTGTCTGAGCAATTATTTTACCAGACTGATGCGGTTCAGGGGCCAGTAAATCACTTCCGCCTTCCCCACAATTAAATCTCTTGCCAAAAAACCCCAAACCCTGCTGTCATCGCTGTTGTTTCTGTTATCGCCCATCATAAAGTAGTGGCCGGGAGGTACAGTTTGCGGTCCAAAATCTTGAAAAGTCAGGTCCTTGGGCAAATAAGGCTCCGGCACAGGTTTGCCGTTAATGTACAGGACACTGTCTTTTATTTCAACCGTATCGCCTCCCCTGGCAATCAGCCGCTTAACAAAATTGCGGCTGGGATCCAACGGGAATTTAAATACCACAATATCTCCGGGTTGGGGCTCTCTCAGGTGGTAAGTAATTTTACTGACGATAATTCTGTCTCCAATCAACAATGTTGGCTCCATGGAACCCGAAGGAATATAAAAGGGTTCCAGAATAAAAAGCCTAATAACAGCGGCCAGCAATACCGCTATCACAATTGATTCCAGCATTTCCCGCAGGGCCGACTTTTTTGGCTGGCTCGCCCCTTGTACTTCCTGCTGAGAATCCAACTGCTCCATGGTTTATTCCTCCCCAAAAGCCAAAAAGGGACTGTTGGCCAGTCCCCTTCGGTTTAGTGAGCGGTAAGTTCTTTAATGCGGGCTTTCTTACCACGCAGAGCGCGCAGGTAGTAAAGTCTGGCCCTCCGCACTTTACCGCGGCGTACCACTTCGATGCTGTCGATCTTGGGAGAGTGTAAAGGAAAAGTTCTCTCTACACCAACGCCATAAGAAACACGACGCACGGTAAAGGTTTCACTCAGACCGCCTCCGCGGCGACGGATGACAATACCTTCAAAGGCCTGAATACGTTCACGGTTGCCTTCAATAACCTTATAATTAACTTTTACTGTGTCGCCGGGTCTGAAAGAAGGGATATCCTTCTTAATGTGTTCTTGTTCCAAAGACTGAACGAGGTTCATTTGCTGTACCCCCTTCCTCGCCTAGGCGTTCGTACCTTTTCCCCAAGGCAGCGGAACACCCGTAATACACACATAAAAAATTATATCATAGACCTTAAAAAGGAGCAAGAATTTGTTAATGTTAAGATAAATTAAGTGACTGCAGCAAATGTAATAAATCTGCCAATATTTTTTTATCCTCATTGGTTAAAGTTGCTCTTGTCAGCAGCTCCGGCCGGCGTTCCAGCGTCCGCAAAAGAGACTGTCGGCGGCGCCACCGGCGGATGTTTTCATGGTGACCGGACAACAGAACTTCCGGCACCTCATAACCCCGGTATGATCTAGGCTTGGTGTAATGCGGATACTCTAACAAGCCATGATAAAAGGAATCATCCTCTGCACTGGCCGCTTCACCCAAAACACCGGGTATCATCCTGGCCACGGCATCCACCACCACCATAGCCGGCAGCTCCCCGCCGGTCAAAACATAATCGCCGATAGATATCTCATCGGTAACCAAGGCTTCCCGTACCCTTTCATCAATACCTTCGTAATGCCCGCAGACAATTACCAGGTGTTCCTCGCGGGCCAATTCTCTCGCATATTGCTGGTTGAAAGGCTCTCCCTGGGGACACATCATAATAACCCGTCCGGGCTTACCGCCATACTTTTTTTCCAGGTAATCAAAACATTCAAAAAGAGATTCCGGCCCCATGACCATACCTGCCCCTCCGCCATAAGGGGTATCGTCCACGGTGTGATGTTTGTTGCGGGAAAAATCACGAATGTTAATGGCATTAATTTGCAGCAGCTTTTTTTCCTGGGCCCGCTTTAAAATGCTGTGGCTGAAGGGACTCGCAAACATTTCCGGAAAAAGCGTTAAAATATCTATCTTCATGTTTTCACCTTTGTCAGATTAATCCTTCAGGAAGTTCCACTTCCATCCGGCCGCCGGACACATCAATTTTCTTAACGACAGACTTGATGGCCGGAATTAATATTTCTTTGCCCTGAGGCGGCTTGACTACATATACATCGTTGGCACCGGTCTGTAAGACTTGAACAACCTGGCCCAGTTCTCCAACTTCTTTATCAATTACCTTTAAACCGATAATTTGAAATATATAGTAGCGATCCTCGGGCAAAGGCATCAGCTCTTCCGGGGTAACCTGCAACAGGCCGCCTTTAAGTTTCTCCGCTGCCGTCATATCGGTTATCTCGGCAAATTTGAGAATAATGAATTGCTTATGCTGCCAAACTTTTTCTATGGTTAAGCAACTGCGTTGATTATTTAAAAAAAGTATAAGCTTTTTATTAACAGCAAAGCGTTCGGGAAAATCTGTAGCGGGCAGCACCCTTACCTCTCCCCGGTGGCCCTGCGTGTTAACAATTTCCCCTACCGTAATGAATTGTTCCGTCACAGTTATTCCTCCGGCTTACAAACCTCTGATTTCTACCACTCTGCCGTCTTCCAGAATAATTTCGGCTTGCATTAAACGGTGCCAATCATCTCCCACTTGCACCTGTACAAAACTTTCCACCTTACCCTGCAGCACTTCTGAACCGTTGACCAACTTGCCCACTTCTTTTATTTTATCCAGCAGTTTCAGCTTAGTATCCAGGCGGCTTTGTTTTTCCTGTTCCCATTGCGCCAGGGCAGCCTCTGCTGCACCGGGATTTTTCTTACTTATTTCCTGCAGTTTGCGAATTTGGTGCTCTATATGCTGCAGTTCTGACTCTAACCCAGCCACCCTGTGCCTGAGTTCTAAAGCCAGGCTTTTTTTGTAGTTGTCCGTCACTCGAATCTTTATCAAAACAGGGCGTGTAACGGTCAGCAAACAACCAACCCCCTAATATGATAGCAAAGGAGGCTTGACGCCCCCTCTGCAGTCCGGCATATAAAAATGCCGTTTCAGACAATTTCTACGACTACTTTCTTACGCTGCTTGGTTGCCGCAGCCTTAACCACCGAACGGATGGCCCGGGCAATACGCCCTTGTTTGCCAATCACTTTTCCCATATCCTCGGGAGCCACTCTCAACTCAATAACCACGGATCTTTCTTTTTCCACCATGGTTACTGCCACTTTGTCCGGTTGGTCTACCAGGGCTTTGGCCAGAATTTCTACCAGTTCTTTCACAGTTCTGGACCTCCCCTGTACACCTTAGGCCTCTTTGGTTTTGGCCCGGCCCGGGATAATACCTGCTTTGACAAACAGGGACTTGGCAGTATCAGAAAGCTGAGCACCTTTCTTCAGCCAGTCCTGGGCTTTGGCCTCGTCAATTTTTACCTCAGCCGGTTGTTTGACGGGGTCATAGTACCCAATTTCCTCAATGAAACGGCCGTCACGCGGGGAACGGGAATCGGCTACCACTATACGGTAAAAGGGGTTTTTCTTAGCCCCCATACGTCTTAGGCGAATTTTTACAGCCATTTTGCATATCACCTCCTTAGACAGGTTTAACAACAAATTTTATTGAAAGAAAGGCAATTTAATTTTGCTCTTCTTGCCTCCCTTGGTCATATTAGACAGTTGTTTCATCATTTTGCGGGTTTGTTCAAACTGTTTCAACAGCTGATTGACATCCTGCACCCGGGTGCCGCTGCCCCGGGCAATGCGTTTTTTACGGCTGCCGTCAATTTTTTCCGGATGCTGGCGTTCCCACGGAGTCATGGAATAAATAATTGCCTCCACCTGGGCCAATTCTTTGCCGTCCAGTTGCTGGTCTTTCAGCTGCTTGGTCAACTTGTTCATGCCTGGAATCATACCGAGAATTTGTTCCAGGGGGCCTAATTTTTTAACCTGTTGCAACTGCTCCAAAAAATCTTCCAGGTTAAAATCAGCCTGGCGTATTTTTTTATTCAACTTGGCCGCCTGCTCGGCATCAAAATTGGCCTGGGCCTTTTCAATCAGGGTTAATACATCCCCCATGCCCAAAATGCGATCGGCCATTCTGTCCGGGTGGAAGGGTTCCAAAGCATCTAATTTCTCGCCCATGCCGGCAAATTTAATGGGCGTTCCGGTTACCTTGCGCACCGACAGAGCAGCACCGCCCCTGGCGTCACCGTCCAGTTTGGTCATGATAATACCGTCCAGACCCAGCTTCCGGTTAAAGGTATCCGCCACGTTAACCGCTTCCTGACCGGTCATGGCATCCACCACCAGCAAGATCTCATGCGGTTTAACAGCAGTTTTTATCTCTGCCAGTTCGCCCATTAACTCTTCATTAATGTGCAAACGACCGGCTGTATCAATAATCACAACATCCTTACCGGTACTGCCGGCTTGATCCACCGCTGCCTGAGCAATTTTAACGGGATTTTCCTGACCCAGGCTAAAAACCGGTATTTGCAGTTGTTCACCCAGCACTTGCAATTGTTTAATTGCTGCCGGCCGATAAATATCCGCTGCCACCAGCAAAGGCCGGCGTCCCTGCTTGCTTAACAGCTTGGCCAGTTTACCGGCGGTAGTAGTTTTTCCTGCCCCCTGCAAACCTACCAGCATGATGATGGTGGGCGGTTTGGCGGCCATATTAATTTTGGCCTGGGTACCGCCTAACAACTCTGTCAACTCATCTTTAACAATTTTTATAACTTGTTGGGCAGGACTGAGACTTGCCAGAACATCCTGACCAACCGCCCTTTCTTTAACTTGGGCAACAAATTCTTTAACCACCTTAAAGTTAACATCAGCTTCCAGCAGGGCCATCTTTACTTCCCGCATTGCCTGATTAACATCTTCTTCTGTAAGGCGTCCTTTACCCTTGAGAGATTTAAAAATTTCATCCAGGCGTTCGCCCAATCCTTTAAACATGTCAGACGCCTCCTTTCTCCGGTCTGTTAAAGGATTCGCTGATTAGAACTCCTGCCTGTTTTGCAGGATCGATTGCAGTATTTGTATAGATTCGGCCAGCCCCTCCGGTTTTTGCCCGGCCTGATAACCTGTTAAGCAATTTAATGCTTTTTCTATTGATTTATACTCCTGGCTGAATTTACCAACCAGGCCCAGCTTTTCTTCATAGTTTTGCAGGATTTGTTCCGCTCGCTTAATGGTATCATGGACAGCCTGGCGGGTTACCTCAAACTGTTCGGCAATTTCCCCCAAAGATAAATCTTCCCCGTAATACAACTGAATAAAATTCTGCTGTCGCTCGGTGAGCAAGCTGCCATAAAAATCATAGAGAAGGTTTATCTTGTGAAACTCTTTCAAAGCGCAGTCCCCCTTGCACCAGGTATAAAGGACTTTCACTTTACAGATATATTTATTTTACTGAACACGGTCTTCCCTGTCAAGTTTAAAGATTTTATAGCCCCATCACAGCTTGTATTAAATTGTCATTTGTCCGGCCGGTCCACATATTTTATAGGTAAAAGAAAATCACGGAGGTGTTGACACTTGTCCCATCAGCATTGTTCCTGCGGCTGCAGCGGCTTTATTCACCTTGAACAGGCCCTTGCGTTACCGCAAAGCCAGGTAAAAGATCTGCACAATCGCTATCTGAATGCCAGTTTGGTTACGCTGCTCAGTTTAATTAATTTTGATCGACAGTTTGTAACAGCCAACGGTGTGCTGGTTTACGACGATCAGGGCAACCAATATCTGGACTTTTTAGGGGCCTATGGCGCTCTCAACCTAGGACACAACCATCCGGATCTTTTAGCAGTCCTGCACAAGGTGCAGTCCCGGCCCAATTTACTGCAAGCCTCCTTGAACGCTCTGGCTGCCGCCCTGGCCCATAACCTGGCAGCCCTGGCACCTGGCAACCTGCAGCGGAGTTTTTTCTGCAACAGCGGAGCAGAGGCGGTGGAAGGAGCCCTTAAGTTGGCCAGAATCGCCACCGGGCGTCAAAAATTTATATACTGCAGCAACTCCTTTCATGGCAAAACTTTGGGTGCTCTTTCGGTGACCGGACGCCACAAATACCGGCACCCCTTCAAGCCGCTGCTCAACCAATGCGTAGAAGTTCCCTATGGCGATTTATCTGCCTTACAGCAGCAGTTGGCAGACCGGGAGGCAGCAGCCTTTATTGTGGAGCCAATTCAAGGTGAAGGCGGCATCATAGAACCGCCCGCCGGCTACTTGGCAAAGGCAAAAAAACTTTGTGCCCGGTACGGTACCCTGCTGATCGCCGATGAGGTACAGACCGGCTTCGGCCGTACCGGGACATTTTTTGCCTGCGAAGCATACGAGCTGGTACCTGACATTATCTGTATAGCCAAGTCACTGGGCGGTGGCATTATGCCTATAGGTGCATAC
This region of Desulforamulus hydrothermalis Lam5 = DSM 18033 genomic DNA includes:
- a CDS encoding aspartate aminotransferase family protein, with protein sequence MSHQHCSCGCSGFIHLEQALALPQSQVKDLHNRYLNASLVTLLSLINFDRQFVTANGVLVYDDQGNQYLDFLGAYGALNLGHNHPDLLAVLHKVQSRPNLLQASLNALAAALAHNLAALAPGNLQRSFFCNSGAEAVEGALKLARIATGRQKFIYCSNSFHGKTLGALSVTGRHKYRHPFKPLLNQCVEVPYGDLSALQQQLADREAAAFIVEPIQGEGGIIEPPAGYLAKAKKLCARYGTLLIADEVQTGFGRTGTFFACEAYELVPDIICIAKSLGGGIMPIGAYITSDELWRQAYGTMDKALLHTSTFGGNTLACAVALKTIEIIMEQDLCRQARENGSYLLAQLNKLKEKYPMLKDVRGRGLMIGLEFRQPAGHKTFSFKFTLNVVQKLAQEYLGSLVAGELLNKHRIITAYTLNNPNVIRLQPPLMVTREQIDRVLNALEEILTKHTGFFSMVGAGAKNLLIKL